One stretch of Streptomyces sp. 135 DNA includes these proteins:
- the rocD gene encoding ornithine--oxo-acid transaminase: MSTMPTPFASPSAGSSAPSSGTIGGSATSSAAGSATGSATEKFIASAEAHSAHNYHPLPIVVASAEGAWMTDVEGRRYLDMLAGYSALNFGHGNRRLIEAAKAQLDRVTLTSRAFHHDRFAEFCTRLAELCGKEMVLPMNTGAEAVETAVKTARKWGYRVKGVPDGRAKIVVAAENFHGRTTTIVSFSTDEEARADFGPYTPGFEIVPYGDLAALRAAVTDETVAVLLEPIQGEAGVLVPPPGYLAGVRELTRERGVLFMADEIQSGLGRTGRTFACEHEGVVPDVYLLGKALGGGVVPVSAVVADADVLGVFKPGEHGSTFGGNPLACAVGLEVVDMLSTGEFQQRATELGDHLHAELGLLTGAGKVTEVRGRGLWAGVDIAPSHGTGREVSEKLMERGVLVKDTHGATIRIAPPLVISKEDLDWGLDQLRAVLS; the protein is encoded by the coding sequence GTGTCGACTATGCCAACCCCCTTCGCGTCACCTTCCGCAGGTTCGTCAGCACCCTCATCGGGGACGATCGGCGGCTCGGCCACCAGTTCGGCCGCCGGCTCGGCCACCGGCTCGGCCACCGAGAAGTTCATCGCGTCGGCCGAGGCGCACAGCGCGCACAATTACCACCCGCTGCCCATCGTGGTCGCCTCGGCCGAGGGCGCCTGGATGACCGATGTCGAGGGGCGCCGCTACCTCGACATGCTCGCCGGGTACTCCGCGCTCAACTTCGGGCACGGCAACCGCCGCCTGATCGAGGCCGCCAAGGCGCAGCTGGACCGCGTGACGCTGACCTCGCGGGCCTTCCACCACGACCGTTTCGCCGAGTTCTGTACGCGCCTGGCCGAGCTGTGCGGCAAGGAGATGGTGCTGCCGATGAACACGGGCGCGGAGGCCGTCGAGACGGCCGTGAAGACCGCGCGCAAGTGGGGGTACCGGGTCAAGGGCGTGCCGGACGGGCGGGCGAAGATCGTCGTCGCGGCCGAGAACTTCCACGGCCGGACCACGACCATCGTCAGCTTCTCCACGGACGAGGAGGCGCGGGCGGACTTCGGGCCGTACACGCCGGGGTTCGAGATCGTGCCGTACGGGGATCTGGCGGCGCTGCGGGCCGCGGTCACCGACGAGACGGTGGCGGTGCTCCTGGAGCCGATCCAGGGCGAGGCAGGGGTGCTGGTGCCGCCCCCCGGGTATCTGGCGGGGGTCAGGGAGCTGACCCGCGAGCGCGGGGTGCTCTTCATGGCGGACGAGATCCAGTCGGGGCTCGGCCGGACGGGCCGGACGTTCGCGTGTGAGCACGAGGGCGTGGTGCCGGACGTGTACCTGCTGGGCAAGGCGCTCGGGGGCGGGGTCGTGCCGGTGTCGGCGGTGGTCGCGGACGCCGATGTCCTCGGGGTGTTCAAGCCGGGTGAGCACGGGTCGACGTTCGGCGGCAACCCCCTCGCCTGTGCCGTGGGCCTTGAGGTGGTCGACATGCTCTCGACGGGCGAGTTCCAGCAGCGGGCGACGGAGCTGGGCGACCATCTGCACGCCGAGCTGGGCCTGCTGACCGGGGCCGGCAAGGTGACGGAGGTGCGTGGGCGCGGGCTGTGGGCGGGCGTCGACATCGCCCCGTCGCACGGCACGGGCCGGGAGGTGTCCGAGAAGCTGATGGAGCGCGGGGTGCTGGTCAAGGACACGCACGGCGCGACGATCCGTATCGCTCCCCCGCTGGTGATCAGCAAGGAGGATCTGGACTGGGGGCTCGACCAGCTGCGGGCGGTCCTGAGCTGA
- the glyA gene encoding serine hydroxymethyltransferase → MTLPSSSAQHHPALAAEDPELAALVGAEEQLQADTLRLIPSENYVSSAVLEASGTVLQNKYSEGYPGRRYYEGQQNIDPVELLAVARAKAVFGVEHANVQPYSGSPANLAVYLAFAEPGDTVMGMALPMGGHLTHGWGVSATGKWFRGVQYGVRQDTGLIDFDEVRDLALKERPKLIFCGGTALPRTIDFAAFAEIAREAGSVLVADIAHIAGLIAGGAHPSPVPHADVISTTTHKTLRGPRGAMLMSREEHAKAIDKAVFPGLQGGPHNQTTAAIAVALHEASRPSFRDYAHAVVDNAKALAEALLARGFDLVSGGTDNHLILMDLTPKDVPGKVAAKALDRAGIVVNYNTVPFDPRKPFDPSGVRIGTPSLTSRGLGTEHMATVADWIDRGVAAAGTGDEAALTKIRAEVAELMSAHPAPGLPTD, encoded by the coding sequence ATGACTCTCCCTTCCTCTTCCGCTCAGCATCACCCCGCCCTCGCCGCCGAGGACCCGGAACTCGCCGCCCTCGTCGGCGCCGAGGAGCAGCTCCAGGCCGACACGCTGCGGCTGATCCCCAGCGAGAACTACGTCTCCTCCGCCGTCCTCGAAGCCTCCGGCACCGTCCTTCAGAACAAGTACAGCGAGGGCTACCCGGGCCGCCGCTACTACGAGGGCCAGCAGAACATCGACCCCGTCGAGCTCCTGGCGGTCGCCCGCGCCAAGGCCGTCTTCGGCGTCGAGCACGCCAACGTCCAGCCCTACTCCGGCTCCCCCGCCAACCTCGCCGTCTACCTCGCCTTCGCCGAGCCCGGCGACACCGTGATGGGCATGGCCCTGCCCATGGGCGGCCACCTCACCCACGGCTGGGGCGTCTCCGCCACCGGCAAGTGGTTCCGCGGCGTGCAGTACGGCGTCCGCCAGGACACCGGGCTCATCGACTTCGACGAGGTCCGCGACCTCGCCCTGAAGGAACGCCCCAAGCTGATCTTCTGCGGTGGCACCGCCCTCCCTCGCACCATCGACTTCGCCGCCTTCGCCGAGATCGCCCGCGAGGCAGGATCCGTGCTGGTCGCCGACATCGCGCACATCGCCGGCCTGATCGCGGGCGGCGCCCACCCGTCACCGGTGCCGCACGCCGACGTGATCTCCACGACGACCCACAAGACCCTGCGCGGCCCGCGCGGCGCCATGCTCATGTCCCGCGAGGAGCACGCCAAGGCCATCGACAAGGCGGTCTTCCCCGGCCTCCAGGGCGGCCCGCACAACCAGACCACCGCGGCCATCGCGGTCGCCCTCCACGAGGCGTCCCGCCCCTCCTTCCGCGACTACGCCCACGCGGTCGTCGACAACGCCAAGGCCCTCGCCGAGGCCCTGCTCGCCCGCGGCTTCGACCTGGTCTCGGGCGGCACCGACAACCACCTGATCCTGATGGACCTCACCCCCAAGGACGTCCCGGGCAAGGTCGCCGCCAAGGCCCTCGATCGGGCCGGGATCGTCGTCAACTACAACACCGTGCCGTTCGACCCGAGGAAGCCGTTCGACCCCTCGGGCGTCCGCATCGGCACCCCGTCCCTCACCTCCCGCGGTCTGGGCACCGAGCACATGGCGACCGTCGCCGACTGGATCGACCGCGGTGTCGCCGCCGCGGGCACCGGTGACGAGGCCGCCCTGACGAAGATCAGGGCCGAGGTCGCCGAGCTGATGTCCGCCCACCCGGCCCCGGGCCTGCCGACGGACTGA
- the trpS gene encoding tryptophan--tRNA ligase yields the protein MASERPRVLSGIQPTAGSFHLGNYLGAVRQWVALQESHDAFYMVVDLHAITVPQDPAELRANTRLAAAQLLAAGLDPERCTLFVQSHVPEHAQLAWVMNCLTGFGEASRMTQFKDKAAKQGADRASVGLFTYPVLQVADILLYQANEVPVGEDQRQHVELTRDLAERFNGRFGETFTVPSAYILKETAKIYDLQDPSIKMSKSASTPKGLINLLDEPKATAKKVKSAVTDTDTVIRYHVADKPGISNLLSIYSTLTGTGIAELEQKYTGKGYGALKTDLAEVMVEFVTPFRNRTQEYLDDPETLDSILAKGAEKARAVAAETLAQAYDKVGFLPAKH from the coding sequence ATGGCCTCTGAACGACCTCGTGTGCTCTCCGGAATCCAGCCCACCGCCGGCTCGTTCCACCTCGGCAACTACCTCGGCGCCGTCCGCCAGTGGGTGGCGTTGCAGGAGTCCCACGACGCCTTCTACATGGTGGTCGACCTGCACGCGATCACCGTCCCGCAGGACCCCGCCGAGCTGCGCGCCAACACCCGGCTCGCCGCCGCCCAGCTGCTCGCCGCCGGGCTCGACCCGGAGCGCTGCACGCTCTTCGTCCAGAGCCACGTGCCCGAGCACGCCCAGCTGGCCTGGGTCATGAACTGCCTCACCGGCTTCGGCGAGGCCTCCCGCATGACGCAGTTCAAGGACAAGGCCGCCAAGCAGGGCGCCGACCGCGCCTCGGTCGGCCTGTTCACGTACCCCGTCCTCCAGGTCGCGGACATCCTGCTGTACCAGGCCAACGAGGTCCCGGTCGGCGAGGACCAGCGCCAGCACGTCGAGCTCACCCGTGACCTCGCCGAGCGTTTCAACGGCCGCTTCGGGGAGACGTTCACGGTGCCGTCGGCGTACATCCTCAAGGAGACGGCGAAGATCTACGACCTTCAGGACCCGTCGATCAAGATGAGCAAGTCGGCGTCCACGCCGAAGGGGCTCATCAACCTCCTCGACGAGCCCAAGGCCACCGCCAAGAAGGTCAAGAGCGCCGTCACCGACACGGACACGGTCATCCGCTACCACGTGGCCGACAAGCCCGGCATCAGCAATCTCCTCAGCATCTACTCCACGCTCACCGGCACCGGTATCGCCGAACTGGAGCAGAAGTACACCGGCAAGGGCTACGGTGCGCTGAAGACCGACCTCGCCGAGGTCATGGTCGAGTTCGTGACCCCGTTCCGAAACCGCACCCAGGAGTACCTGGACGACCCGGAGACGCTCGACTCGATCCTGGCCAAGGGCGCGGAGAAGGCGCGTGCCGTCGCCGCCGAGACCCTCGCGCAGGCGTACGACAAGGTGGGCTTCCTGCCCGCCAAGCACTGA
- a CDS encoding 2'-5' RNA ligase family protein produces MGTVTIGVSIAVPEPHGSLLQERRAGFGDPAAHGIPTHVTLLPPTEVEASALPAVEAHLLSVAAAGRSFPMRLSGTGTFRPLSPVVYVQVVSGAAACSWLQEQVRDASGPMARELQFPYHPHVTVAHGIAEEAMDRAYEELSEYEAEWSCTGFALYEQGSDGVWRKLRDFDFGGGPMVPPQTPSPAARGTLPAH; encoded by the coding sequence GTGGGGACCGTAACGATCGGCGTCTCGATCGCGGTCCCGGAGCCACACGGCAGCCTGCTCCAAGAGCGGCGCGCGGGCTTCGGGGACCCCGCGGCGCACGGCATCCCCACCCACGTCACCCTGCTGCCTCCTACCGAAGTGGAGGCTTCCGCGCTGCCCGCGGTCGAGGCGCATCTCCTCTCGGTCGCGGCGGCCGGCCGCTCCTTCCCGATGCGTCTGTCCGGGACGGGCACCTTCCGCCCGCTGTCGCCCGTCGTCTACGTACAGGTGGTGTCGGGCGCGGCGGCCTGCTCCTGGTTGCAGGAGCAGGTGCGGGACGCGTCGGGGCCGATGGCGCGCGAACTGCAGTTCCCCTACCACCCGCATGTCACCGTGGCGCACGGCATCGCCGAGGAGGCCATGGACCGGGCGTACGAGGAGCTTTCGGAGTACGAGGCCGAGTGGTCCTGCACCGGCTTCGCCCTGTACGAGCAGGGTTCCGACGGCGTCTGGCGCAAGCTGCGCGACTTCGACTTCGGCGGCGGCCCTATGGTGCCCCCGCAGACGCCCTCCCCGGCTGCCCGGGGCACGCTGCCCGCGCACTGA
- a CDS encoding decaprenylphospho-beta-D-erythro-pentofuranosid-2-ulose 2-reductase: MKDAFGTPQSLLVLGGTSEIGLATARRLVARRTRTVWLAGRPSPALEKAASGLRDMGADVRTVAFDALDSEAHEESLGKIFAEGDIDMVLLAFGILGDQARDEDDPLAAVRVAQTNYTGAVSAGLICARALQSQGHGSLVVLSSVAGERARRSNFIYGSSKAGLDTFSQGLGDALYGTGVHVMVVRPGFVRSKMTAGLEEAPMATTPEAVAEAIETGLRRRSETVWVPGALRVVMAALRHVPRQVFRRLPI; encoded by the coding sequence ATGAAAGACGCCTTCGGCACCCCCCAGTCCCTGCTCGTCCTCGGCGGCACCTCCGAGATCGGGCTCGCCACCGCGCGCCGCCTCGTCGCCCGCCGCACCCGTACGGTGTGGCTGGCCGGACGGCCGTCCCCCGCCCTGGAGAAGGCCGCCTCCGGGCTGCGCGACATGGGTGCGGACGTGCGCACCGTCGCCTTCGACGCGCTCGACTCCGAGGCCCACGAGGAGAGCCTCGGCAAGATCTTCGCCGAGGGCGACATCGACATGGTGCTGCTCGCCTTCGGCATCCTCGGCGACCAGGCGCGCGACGAGGACGACCCCCTGGCCGCGGTCCGCGTCGCCCAGACCAACTACACCGGGGCGGTCTCCGCGGGTCTGATCTGCGCGCGGGCACTCCAGTCCCAGGGGCACGGCTCCCTGGTGGTGCTCTCCTCTGTGGCGGGCGAGCGGGCACGCCGCTCGAACTTCATCTACGGCTCCAGCAAGGCCGGCCTCGACACCTTCTCCCAGGGCCTCGGCGACGCGCTGTACGGCACCGGGGTGCATGTGATGGTGGTCCGCCCCGGCTTCGTGCGCTCGAAGATGACGGCGGGCCTGGAGGAGGCCCCCATGGCGACCACTCCGGAGGCGGTGGCGGAGGCCATCGAGACCGGCCTGCGGCGCCGCTCGGAGACGGTGTGGGTGCCCGGAGCGCTGCGGGTGGTCATGGCGGCGCTGCGGCACGTGCCGAGGCAGGTGTTCCGGCGGCTGCCGATCTGA
- a CDS encoding FAD-binding oxidoreductase, which translates to MPVDTPTPPPTEAVSVSGWGRTAPTTALLVRPRTPEEAAAAVRDCGERGGIARGLGRAYGDAAQNAGGAVFDMTGMDRVRTIDAEAGVVVCDAGVSLHRLMEVLLPLGWFVPVTPGTRYVTVGGAIGADIHGKNHHVSGSFSRHVLAMDLLTADGTIRTVAPGTPLFDATAGGMGLTGVILSATIQLQPVETSLMSVDTERATDLDDLMARLTATDHRYRYSVAWIDLLARGTAMGRSVLTRGDHAPLDALPARARARRAPLAFRPGQLPAAPSFVPEGLLGKTSVGLFNELWYRKAPRSRTGELQKISAFFHPLDGVPHWNRVYGRGGFVQYQFVVGYGKEEALRRVVRRISERGCPSFLAVLKRFGEGDPGWLSFPMPGWTLALDIPANLPGLSAFLDELDEEVAAADGRVYLAKDSRLRPEMLAAMYPRLGDFRALRADLDPRGVFRSDLSRRLAL; encoded by the coding sequence ATGCCTGTCGACACCCCCACCCCGCCCCCGACCGAAGCCGTGTCCGTCTCCGGCTGGGGCCGCACCGCCCCGACCACCGCCCTGCTGGTGAGGCCCCGCACACCGGAGGAGGCCGCGGCTGCCGTGCGCGACTGCGGCGAGCGCGGGGGCATCGCCAGAGGCCTCGGCCGGGCGTACGGCGACGCGGCGCAGAACGCGGGCGGCGCGGTCTTCGACATGACGGGCATGGACCGGGTGCGCACCATCGACGCCGAGGCGGGCGTGGTCGTCTGCGACGCGGGGGTCTCCCTGCACCGCCTGATGGAAGTCCTGCTCCCCCTCGGCTGGTTCGTGCCGGTGACCCCAGGGACCCGCTATGTGACGGTCGGCGGAGCCATCGGCGCCGACATCCACGGCAAGAACCACCACGTCTCGGGGTCCTTCTCCCGCCACGTGCTCGCGATGGACCTGCTCACCGCGGACGGCACCATCCGCACCGTCGCGCCCGGCACCCCGCTCTTCGACGCCACGGCGGGCGGCATGGGCCTGACCGGCGTCATCCTGTCGGCGACCATCCAACTCCAGCCGGTCGAGACATCCTTGATGAGCGTCGACACGGAACGCGCGACGGACCTCGACGACTTGATGGCCCGCCTGACCGCCACCGACCACCGCTATCGCTACTCCGTGGCCTGGATCGACCTCCTCGCGCGCGGCACCGCCATGGGCCGCTCGGTCCTGACCCGCGGCGACCACGCCCCCCTGGACGCGCTTCCGGCACGGGCACGCGCGCGTAGAGCCCCCCTTGCCTTCCGCCCGGGACAGCTCCCCGCCGCGCCCTCCTTCGTGCCCGAGGGGCTGCTCGGCAAGACCTCGGTGGGCCTCTTCAACGAGCTCTGGTACCGCAAGGCGCCCCGCTCGCGCACCGGTGAGCTCCAGAAGATCTCCGCCTTCTTCCACCCGCTGGACGGCGTCCCGCACTGGAACCGCGTCTACGGCCGCGGCGGCTTCGTGCAGTACCAATTCGTCGTCGGGTACGGCAAGGAGGAGGCTCTGCGCCGCGTCGTACGACGCATCTCCGAGCGCGGCTGCCCGTCCTTCCTCGCCGTACTGAAGCGCTTCGGAGAGGGCGATCCGGGCTGGCTGTCGTTCCCGATGCCCGGCTGGACGCTCGCCCTCGACATCCCGGCCAACCTGCCGGGGCTCAGCGCCTTCCTCGACGAACTCGACGAGGAGGTGGCCGCCGCCGACGGGCGCGTCTACCTCGCCAAGGACTCGCGGCTGCGGCCCGAGATGCTCGCCGCCATGTACCCCCGGCTGGGCGACTTCCGCGCGCTGCGGGCCGATCTCGACCCGCGCGGCGTGTTCCGCTCGGACCTCTCCCGCCGCCTCGCCCTCTAG
- a CDS encoding decaprenyl-phosphate phosphoribosyltransferase, whose amino-acid sequence MPERISTVLERPRPPQSSRPGAIGLPLGLLKTARPRQWVKNVLVVAAPAAAGELFSRHAAVQLAIVFGLFTAAASAVYLINDARDADADRAHPTKCRRPVAAGQVPVPVAYVVGGLLAVLAPTAAALLCTPLTAALLAAYVCMQLAYCVSLKHVLVVDLTIVTTGFLMRAMIGGIALDIPLSRWFLITTGFGALFMVSAKRYSEAVQMSGSSGKLGATRALLTEYTTGYLRFVWQLAAGVAVLAYCLWAMEEGGSAASGSVLPWRQLSMTAFILAILRYAVFADRGTAGEPEDVVLRDRALAVIGLVWVAMYGLAVANW is encoded by the coding sequence ATGCCTGAACGCATCTCCACCGTCCTGGAGCGGCCCCGGCCGCCCCAGTCGTCACGCCCGGGCGCCATCGGCCTGCCGCTCGGCCTCCTGAAGACCGCGCGCCCGCGCCAGTGGGTGAAGAACGTCCTGGTCGTCGCGGCCCCCGCGGCGGCCGGCGAGCTCTTCTCGCGCCACGCCGCCGTGCAACTGGCGATCGTCTTCGGGCTGTTCACGGCCGCCGCCTCCGCCGTCTACCTGATCAACGACGCGCGGGACGCGGACGCCGACCGCGCCCACCCCACCAAGTGCCGCAGGCCGGTCGCGGCCGGGCAGGTGCCGGTACCGGTCGCCTACGTCGTGGGAGGGCTCCTCGCGGTTCTCGCGCCCACGGCCGCCGCCCTCCTGTGCACCCCGCTGACGGCCGCGCTCCTGGCCGCGTACGTCTGCATGCAACTCGCCTACTGCGTCAGCCTCAAGCACGTCCTCGTCGTCGATCTGACGATCGTCACGACCGGCTTCCTGATGCGCGCCATGATCGGCGGCATCGCGCTCGACATCCCGCTCTCGCGCTGGTTCCTGATCACCACCGGCTTCGGCGCGCTCTTCATGGTCTCCGCCAAGCGCTACTCCGAAGCCGTCCAGATGTCGGGGAGCTCCGGGAAACTGGGCGCCACGCGCGCGTTGCTCACCGAATACACCACCGGCTACCTGCGCTTCGTATGGCAGCTGGCCGCCGGGGTCGCGGTCCTCGCGTACTGCCTGTGGGCCATGGAAGAGGGCGGCAGCGCGGCCAGCGGCAGCGTCCTGCCGTGGCGGCAGCTCTCCATGACGGCGTTCATCCTGGCGATCCTGCGCTACGCCGTCTTCGCCGACCGGGGCACTGCGGGCGAGCCCGAGGACGTCGTCCTGCGGGACAGGGCACTCGCCGTGATCGGCCTGGTGTGGGTCGCCATGTACGGGCTCGCGGTCGCGAACTGGTGA
- a CDS encoding GtrA family protein, translating into MSWNSLRARLRSLGPELLGFAAAGICAYAADLGLFIWLRGPVGLDPLTAKSLSFVAGCSVAYAGNALGTYRRKAAGVSRLRQYAVFFAVNIAGALVQLLCIAVSHYGLGFTSQHADTVSGAGIGMALATVLRFWGTRTLVFRVSGGTSGTTDRTAGREATEATWTG; encoded by the coding sequence GTGAGTTGGAATTCCCTACGCGCGCGGCTGCGGTCGCTCGGGCCCGAGCTGCTCGGCTTCGCCGCCGCCGGGATCTGCGCGTACGCCGCCGACCTCGGCCTCTTCATCTGGCTGCGCGGGCCCGTGGGACTCGACCCGCTGACCGCCAAATCGCTCTCCTTCGTAGCGGGCTGCTCCGTGGCGTACGCGGGCAACGCGCTCGGCACCTACCGGCGCAAGGCGGCAGGAGTCTCACGGCTGCGCCAGTACGCGGTGTTCTTCGCCGTCAACATCGCCGGCGCCCTCGTCCAACTGCTGTGCATCGCCGTGTCCCACTACGGGCTCGGCTTCACCTCGCAGCACGCGGACACCGTGTCGGGCGCCGGGATCGGCATGGCCCTCGCCACCGTTCTACGGTTCTGGGGAACCCGGACCCTGGTATTCCGCGTGTCGGGCGGGACTTCGGGCACGACTGACAGGACGGCAGGCAGGGAGGCGACGGAGGCGACATGGACTGGCTGA